The following coding sequences are from one Culex quinquefasciatus strain JHB chromosome 1, VPISU_Cqui_1.0_pri_paternal, whole genome shotgun sequence window:
- the LOC6043382 gene encoding uncharacterized protein LOC6043382: protein MEQVLCRLCLAPSNSTVALFDDDSMQPNVLLIQKVIECTSIRLSAEEDYPSSVCCECERKLNEWSTFKIQCIVNNDFYRQKQRELRRRLVAAQQQQHQKQQPRPPKSPEVVCLDDDDEAIPDKAPITTKVEQVPKRKESPAKRAKVVAEVVIEDDEDEAKDQHVTNEDGLLLEDDEEALLNDYQLVEGQEYPSEPDYESLADQQSADHYESSTAILSSILLDDDDNDDDEYEGNRQNPGSGGPFQCWQCRRGYSSLTKLRMHEKLHSERMKCFVCGKMIVLQLVRHMRSQHPGQMFPEPVRCWHSKCANSPVVYYTVDQLLEHMDSKKRK, encoded by the exons ATGGAGCAGGTGCTGTGCCGGCTGTGCTTGGCCCCTTCCAACTCAACGGTGGCCCTGTTTGACGACGATTCCATGCAACCGAACGTGCTGCTCATCCAGAAGGTGATCGAGTGTACGAGTATTCGG CTTTCAGCCGAGGAGGACTACCCGTCGTCGGTTTGCTGTGAGTGCGAGCGAAAGTTGAACGAATGGTCGACGTTTAAAATCCAGTGCATCGTGAACAACGACTTTTACCGGCAGAAGCAACGGGAACTGCGCCGGAGGTTGGTGGccgcccagcagcagcagcaccagaagCAGCAACCGAGGCCACCGAAATCACCGGAGGTTGTTTGtctggacgacgacgatgaagCGATTCCGGATAAGGCTCCGATCACGACGAAGGTTGAGCAAGTTCCCAAAAGGAAGGAATCGCCCGCCAAACGGGCCAAGGTCGTGGCGGAGGTGGTCATTGAGGACGATGAGGATGAGGCCAAGGACCAACACGTAACCAACGAGGACGGACTTCTGCTGGAGGACGACGAGGAGGCGCTCCTTAACGATTATCAGCTTGTCGAAGGCCAGGAATACCCGTCGGAACCGGACTACGAATCGCTCGCGGATCAACAATCCGCAGACCATTACGAAAGTAGCACTGCCATTCTGTCCTCGATCCTTCTGGACGATGACGACAACGACGATGATGAGTACGAGGGCAACCGCCAGAACCCCGGCTCGGGAGGACCGTTCCAGTGTTGGCAGTGCCGCCGCGGCTATTCGTCCCTGACCAAGCTGCGGATGCACGAAAAGCTGCACTCCGAGCGGATGAAGTGCTTCGTGTGTGGGAAAATGATCGTGCTCCAGCTGGTGCGCCACATGCGCTCGCAACATCCCGGACAAATGTTCCCCGAACCGGTGCGCTGCTGGCACTCCAAGTGCGCCAACTCGCCGGTGGTTTACTACACCGTGGACCAGCTGCTGGAGCACATGGATTCGAAGAAACGCAAGTGA